One region of Priestia megaterium genomic DNA includes:
- a CDS encoding PTS fructose transporter subunit IIABC encodes MRITELLKKDTIILDLKSTSKADVIDELVGKLDEAGRLSDRAGYKEAILNRESQSTTGIGEGIAIPHAKTSSVKTPAIAFGRSTEGIDYESLDGQPAHLFFMIAASEGANNAHLETLSRLSTLLMDESFRKTLLTASSIDEVIKAIDDKETENEAPEEEVDTASDQLVLAVTACPTGIAHTYMAADSLKAKAKDMNVTLKVETNGSSGVKNALTKEEIENATAIIVAADKQVEMERFAGKKVIQVPVAEGIRKPEELINRALKGDAPVYSGGGGSKEGGESKGSERTGFYKHLMSGVSAMLPFVVGGGILIAISFMFGIHSAEPKDPTYNAFAAALKTIGGDNAFFLLVPVLAGFIAMSIADRPGLAPGMVAGLLAASGGGGFLGGLIAGFLAGYVVVGLKKLFSVLPQALDGIKPVLLYPLFGIFISGLIMLYVVNEPVSAINKGLTHWLSGFGTGNLVLLGIILGGMMAIDMGGPINKAAFTFGIAMIDAGNYAPHAAIMAGGMVPPLGMAIATTLFKNKFTRQERETGKTCYVMGLSFITEGAIPFAAADPGRVIPASVIGAAVAGALTMMFHIGLPAPHGGVFVIGIVQGNPLLYALAILIGAIVTAVLVGVLKKPKAE; translated from the coding sequence ATGAGAATTACAGAACTATTAAAAAAAGATACAATCATTCTTGATTTAAAAAGCACGTCAAAAGCTGATGTTATTGATGAGTTAGTTGGAAAATTAGACGAAGCTGGTCGCTTAAGCGACCGAGCTGGCTATAAAGAAGCAATTTTAAATCGTGAATCTCAAAGTACAACGGGAATTGGGGAAGGCATTGCCATTCCGCATGCAAAAACAAGCTCGGTAAAAACACCGGCCATTGCATTTGGACGCTCAACAGAAGGTATTGATTATGAATCATTAGACGGACAGCCTGCACATTTATTCTTCATGATTGCAGCGAGTGAAGGCGCGAATAATGCTCACTTAGAAACATTATCTCGTTTGTCTACGTTATTAATGGACGAATCGTTCCGAAAAACGTTGCTAACAGCATCATCAATTGATGAAGTCATTAAAGCAATTGATGATAAAGAAACTGAAAATGAAGCGCCGGAAGAAGAAGTGGATACAGCTTCAGATCAATTAGTGCTTGCTGTAACGGCTTGTCCAACAGGAATTGCCCACACGTATATGGCAGCGGATAGCCTAAAAGCAAAAGCGAAAGACATGAACGTGACGCTCAAAGTTGAAACAAATGGTTCCAGCGGTGTTAAAAACGCGTTGACGAAGGAAGAAATTGAAAACGCTACCGCTATTATTGTTGCAGCGGACAAGCAAGTAGAAATGGAACGTTTTGCAGGTAAAAAAGTTATTCAAGTTCCAGTAGCTGAAGGAATTCGTAAGCCCGAAGAATTAATTAACCGCGCGTTAAAAGGAGACGCTCCTGTATACAGCGGCGGCGGTGGCAGCAAAGAAGGCGGAGAAAGTAAAGGATCAGAGCGTACAGGGTTTTACAAACACCTAATGAGCGGTGTATCAGCAATGCTTCCGTTTGTTGTAGGGGGCGGGATCTTAATCGCCATTTCATTTATGTTTGGTATTCACTCAGCAGAACCGAAAGATCCAACGTACAATGCGTTTGCAGCGGCGCTAAAAACAATTGGCGGAGATAATGCATTCTTTTTACTAGTACCGGTACTAGCAGGGTTCATTGCGATGAGTATTGCTGATCGTCCTGGTTTAGCTCCTGGTATGGTTGCAGGTCTTTTAGCAGCTTCTGGCGGAGGCGGTTTCTTAGGTGGTTTAATCGCTGGTTTCTTAGCGGGTTATGTAGTAGTGGGGTTAAAGAAATTGTTCAGCGTCCTGCCGCAAGCTCTTGATGGAATTAAGCCAGTTCTTCTTTATCCGCTATTTGGGATTTTTATCTCAGGATTGATTATGCTTTATGTTGTAAATGAGCCAGTTAGTGCAATTAACAAAGGGTTAACGCACTGGTTAAGTGGATTTGGCACGGGTAACTTAGTATTATTAGGTATTATCTTAGGCGGTATGATGGCTATTGATATGGGTGGTCCTATTAATAAGGCAGCCTTTACATTTGGTATCGCAATGATTGATGCTGGAAACTATGCTCCACACGCAGCGATTATGGCAGGCGGTATGGTTCCGCCACTAGGTATGGCTATTGCGACAACTTTGTTCAAAAACAAATTTACTCGCCAAGAGCGTGAAACAGGTAAAACGTGTTATGTAATGGGTCTTTCATTTATCACAGAAGGTGCGATTCCATTCGCAGCAGCTGACCCAGGCCGTGTTATTCCCGCATCGGTTATCGGTGCTGCAGTAGCAGGTGCTTTAACAATGATGTTCCACATCGGTTTACCAGCACCACACGGCGGTGTATTCGTTATCGGAATTGTACAAGGAAATCCTCTTTTATATGCACTAGCAATTTTAATTGGTGCCATTGTGACAGCGGTCCTTGTAGGTGTATTAAAAAAACCAAAAGCAGAATAA